The Patagioenas fasciata isolate bPatFas1 chromosome 21, bPatFas1.hap1, whole genome shotgun sequence genomic sequence agaaataaaagccctGGCTGGAATCACAACCTCCATCCCAAACACCCGGATGCTGGAGTCGCCCCGTTGCCGCCAGCTCCACCCCGGAGTGGTTTCCTACTGATAAGGGCAGGAGGCAAAGGTGGCATCCCCGGGGAGGCAAACCCGCATCCATGGAAAACACGCCGGCCGCCCTCCACGCAGCGGGACCCGCGCGTCACCGCGGCCATCGGCACCGACCCTGCCGCCGGAACCGGGCGGTttagcagctccagcagcacagctCCCGCAGGCCCACCGGCCCCGGGATGGTTTTCCCGGCCGGATCCCCCGGGTGCAGGGGAGCGCAGGCTCAGCCGCCACCGGCACCCGCGGCCGGAGGAACCAGCCCCGCTCCCTCCCCGGCCGGGCGAGCAGCCGTGCATGAAGCCGAGCAAACATGGCAGGAGAAACGGCAGGGGAAATCAAATCCGCCGAAGCCCACACCTCTGCTGCCCGCTCGACTCTGCTGTTACATAAAAACCAAATCACAAACTCCCCCATGCCCCAAGGGCCAGGAACGCACAGAAGCGCTGCGATCCTGGAAACAGGCCCTGCTTGTCCTCGGACTTGCACGGGCTTATTTATTTGTCTTAGAAAAGCACAACAATAACCACCATATTTTggctcttttactttttttttttttaaggaaatttcCCCATCATCTGACTCACTGAAGCTTTAGAGGACACGGGTATGAGCGCCGGCGTAACCCTTCCTGCTTTGCAATTAATTCATGAATATAATTAATCGGCGGCTGGCAGTTAGGTGCAGCCCCCTCCTGTGCCCCCGCCAAACTCCTGCTGTCCCGGAGGAGCGAGCTGCAGGCTGGGACGGGGGGGTCCTCTTGGCGACCCCCTAAAAGCTGCGTGACGGGGATACCCCAACCCTCCCCCTGCCTTTTGCAGACCCCAAAAGCAGAAGGGTTGGGGAGCAGCCAGCTCCTGTACCCCCAGGCTGGCAAGGATTTgcagccggggcgggggggttCACGGAAACCCTCGAGCAAACCCAGCGCTCCCAGTGTCAGCACCGAGGGCCGGagcatccgtgcctcagtttccccacgcacCGCGTAAAcggtgcgggggggggggaggggggatacGCTTGTAAAGGCGACCTGAGCAAGTCACCCCCGGCTGCCGGGGGCCCgcagcccctgggacccccggcCTTTCGGAGGGGACACCCGGCCAAGCTGCCGGAGCCCCCCGACCCCTCAACCAGCCGCTCAAGCTCGGCAGCCGGGTTGGAACCTCCTGCAAGCAGGGGCCGCtcccgggggcgggcgggggatcCTTATTATTtacagcaaagaaggaaaaaaagaagaaaaacataaaaaagcaACGACCCCACGGCTGCGAGTCCAAGCGCCCCGGGACGGGGCAGGAGCGggagcccccaccaccccccagCCCGGCCGCGCTCCGAGCCGCGGGCCCCGCTCCCCCCCGCTGCACTCACCGGCGGCCACCGGCGGGGGGATCGCCGAAGGGACCGAGCGCCCGGGCCGGCCCCGCTGCTCCCGCGCCGGGGGTGGCagcagcgcccgccccgcccgggccTCGCTGCAcgccgggagctgccgggccggcggggccgcgctgcccGCGCCTGCCGGGACTTGTAGTTCCCCCCTCGGCCACAGCTGCACTTCGTGGTAGGGGATTTcctccccaaaaatgggggggtttCCGCCCCCGCAGCGAGACGAGAGAGCGGGTGTCGGGTGGGGCGTGCAGCCCCTTGCACCAGGATCGTGTAGCTCCTTGCACCAAAGTCATGAAGCCCTTTGCGCCAAGGCCATGAAGCCCCTTGCACCAGGATCGTGTAGCTCCTTGCGCCAAAGTCATGAAGCCCCTTGCATTGGGATCATGCAGCTCCTTGCATTGGGATCATGCAGCTCCTTGCAGCAGGGTTGTGCAGCCCCTTGCAGCAGGATCATGCAGCTCCTTGCACTGGTGCCAGAGGCCCGTTGCAGCCGTGCAGGGTCAGCAGTGACCTGGAGCTGCGCAGGGTGGTGGGAGCAGGAGCAGCGTGTGCCTGCTCGAGGTACAGATGGGACTGTTGGggtctggcagctgctgggggagctgtgcGGTCACAGCTTTGGTCACAGCTGTGACCCAGGCACACCACCCCCTTCCTTCTCATCCCCCATCCTTCAAGGCTGCAGCGATGGCGAGGTTTACCCCTGGAGAAGAAAACCAGGGTGTTTTCCTCAGCCTGAGTGTCTTTGCATGGCACTTTCTAATCCCTAATTTATTTGCAAATACGTTTGGGCAATTCCCCCAACCCTGATGAGCTGAGAGCTGTTCACACGCAGCTTGTCTCTGCACATCCTGCTCCAAACTGGTTTCTGAAGCCTCCAGCGACCACACCGGCTCAGCCCTGGGGTCCCTGGGCCACTGCTGAGCACTTGCTACAGCCTGAATTTCTCCTGGTCACCCTGGTTTCCCAGCCAGCCCCAGCACGCCCAGGGTGACAGGGCAAAGCCAACTCCGCTGTTGGCCACGCGGAAGATTGAGCgatgctgcaggaggaggaggagggtgccgAGGATCCAGAGTTGCTCAGGAAAACCCCCTGTGCCCCTTCCCGCCCCCCCACATCCCGGTGGATCTGCCTTTGCTTGGACAGACCCTGCAGGGAGCAACGTGAAGAGCAAAGCCCAGCAAGAACATGGTCGGTTGTCACCTGTCCCTTCCTCCCGGAGCAGCTTCGGCTCTCCGAAACCTCCCCATTGTGCAGGGAGGAGCGATGGCCGTCCCTGCTACCCCGTCTGTCTGATCCCCGCCTCGCTGCGCTCAGCCTGTGTCAATGTTTTGACACAAAGCACAGAGGAGTTTGTGTCCTTTCTCTGGTGAAATGACAGAGCTATTAATATATCTGATAATGAGCTCCAATGATAAAGAGCTTCTAAGAAATGagtttggagcccaggaaaaggcAGTGTTGCCCAGGCCTCCCCCGGCCAAGGTGTTCCCCGTCCCCTTCAGCTACAGATGGTGATTCCCGATACTCTGGCTGTTGTTTTACCCAACTGAATAGCCCCATTTCAGGATTTAGGGGTCATTTGAATGTCATGGCTCACCTAAGCTGGCTTCATATTCCCGCTCTCACTTAATCACAGGACTTTATTAAACCTTATCCAGCCACAGTGGAGATTAATCGCTTCCCACACGCACCTCTGACGAGGTTTCCCGATTCCCAGCAAGAGGTGGGGACCGACCAGTCCCATTGCTTTACCCTCGGCCGAGCGGCTCAGCCTGGGACAAAGCCCTGGCAGGAACAAGGTGAGGACCCACGTTCAGGGCCTGTCCCTCATTGGCGACAAGGACAGGAGCGGGCGCAGGCACAGAGGCTGCGCTTTGGGGGACGGCAGCCGCCTGCTTCCCACTGCACCAAGTCTGCAGCCCCCGGTGGAGCTGACACGTCATACCCCTTCGCAAGAAACACCAATGCTGAGCTCTGCACCAGTGCAGGGACAGCGTCCCCACCGCCTTCCCCGTGCTGACTTGGCAGAAATCAGCCCGGGAGGTTATCGCGGCACTTACCTTGCTGCAGAAAGAGCAGCTGAGACACGCAACGTGTCGCTCTGTGCTCAGGCATCACTCAACAAACTCAGAAGGTCAGAGACAATTTGGGATGTTGGGGTTTATTTGTAACAGGAGACTGTAAGAACACCCTTACGCAGAAATCCCGGAGGGACGGGGAGCCACACAGGCACGTAAAGGGACATAAAGGTCCATAGGAACCCTGTTGTGCTCCAGCAACGCTGGCTGTGGTGCGTGTGGCCAGGAGAGGGGCTGGATTTGCTGCTGCGCTCCTCTACACCGCCGGGGCGAAGCCAACGCGGTTGTCAGCCATGTCGAACACGGTGTAATACTCCCTGAGGAACACGTCCCCCAGGATCCAGAGCGGCTGCCCATTCTGGGGGGGCAGGTAGGTGGCCTCGACCCCCAGCATGCAGTAGCCTTTGTTCTGTAGGGGGGAACAACGGGCAGTCAGAGCCCCAACCGagccccagggcagcagcagggatggagagcagcgcTGCTGGTCAGGGGGAGCCAGGTCCTCTCCCGGCCCTCAAGGACTCAGCAGGAGGAAGCTGCTCGGCTGATACGATACATACGTTCAGGACATAGGCGGAGGGGTAGAGCGGGAGCTGAACGCCGCTGATGATGAAGGTGATGGTGGGCATGTTCTGGATCTCATCACATTCAACCTCATACTGCGGAGAGAGGGCGAAGAGGAGGTTATGGctggaagagcaagaggagagaTACCCCCATATGTGGGGTAACACACGCTTTGTCCCCTGCCAGTGCCACGTCACCTCCCTGACACACCTGCAGCAACATGCTCTGCAGGTGCCACCTGAGTTTTGCAGGATCTGCTCAAGCCCACAGTTTCTGGCTCCCTTGCAAGTGTCCCCACTGCTCTGCGGGCACCTCCAAAGCATCCCCTGCACTTACCCCATAGCGGGTCTGCTGGGCACCCACGGCCTCAACGAAGCTGCCCATGTACTCCCGGGGCACCGTCAGCAGGAACGTCCCCGTGTCCACGAtggcctggcagccctgcctgcaccagccCGTCACCACGTCTCCGACAGCAAACCTGGCACAGGGAGAAGGGCGTCACTTCGGGCACCCACTGGCAACTGAACCTGTCCCCATCAGGTACAAACACAACTCACTCGTCAAGTGCCACCTGCCAGTAACGCTGCTGGGTCACCGCTGCCCACAGAATGTCCCCGCGGAAGAGCTGAGTGTTAACTTCCCCGAGAATGAGCTCTCCCCCATAGTTGTAGGCGGGTTCGCTGCAGGAACAGTTACAGCAGCAGAGATTGGTAAATCAGTGCAATGGGCTAGTGAGGAACGAATTCCCCACGAATCtgcatggggacaggcagggggacactggagcacaagaggaCGTGCAAAGGTCCCTGGCAGGGTTTTACCGAGACAAGTAGACGCTGAAGATGGGCTGGGCGAGctggttctgctgcagcaagccCTGCAGCACGGTGGCCATCCCTCCCGACTCCAGCGAGCGGTGGCCCATCCCCAGGATCCCGTCAAAATCCGCATAGTAGAACGGCTGGGTTGGCTCGTTCTTGCTGAGCCCAAACTCCTGGTTTGTGACCGTGACGTTCTGGATCTGGAGGGGAACAAGACACCAGGTCAGCCCGTATGCTTGGGCTGATGCTCTGAAAGCCCAAAGAGCACAGTTCAAGGTCACAGCTGTTGAAAATATCACCAGGCAGCTGGGAAAATACGCAGGAAATGGGTTAAAACAAAGCTGGGTGGCAATAACCACTTTATAGGGGTTCTGCCCATCTCAGGCCCTGGTTTGCCCAAGTGActccactctgggcagcctgttccaatggcccacagccctttggggaagaaattgttccccggATCCAACCTCAGCGTCCCCTGGTGCAAGTCAAGGCCGGCTGCTCACCCTCAGCGTGTCGCGGCCCAGCAGCACCGTGAGCGCGCCGCTGCCGTACGAGACGTTGTAGGTCCGGTTGCTGCTGGTGAAGGTGGAGGACGCGCTGGGATTGAACTTGGCGTGATTGTCTGCGTGAGAGAAGAGGACAAAGCTGCTGGGCACACGCTGGCGTGGCCCCCACAGGATTTCGGTGCCAGTTGCTCTGTCGGGATAGCGCCCGGGACAGCGGCTTCCCTGGCAGAGAGTGGGCTGTGAAGAGCAGAACGGGCCGTTCTCACCGTTCTCTCCAAGGCAGGGTTTGCATCCCAGTTCTGCCCGCATCCCTCAAGGGAACAGCTGTTGTGATCACAGCCCAGCGGGAGCAAAGCCATCAGCAGCTGCATCCCCATCGCCAGCAGCGAGTTACATCGACGGGCTCTGCCGGGGAGCGGGACATCAGCTCCACCATTTGCAGCTCCCCCTCAGCCCGGCCACAAAAGCTCAGGCACAACCCCTGCGATTTCTGCGCTCTGGGGACACCCACGATGGCCACAGTGGTTTGGCCGTCTTCGTTAGCCAGGCACGCCAGGCTCTGCACTTCCCAAGCAaggcagcagctggggctgggcagccgcTGTCCCCGAGCAGCGTGCCGGGGTCATTTTTGGTCTGGCATCACCATTTCCCCGGCGAGGGGGCTCGGGGGGCTGCGGTACTCACAGCACGGCGGGCTCTGGCAGTAGGTGGAGGGAACCCAGAGGCTGGAGGAACCGGTGTCAAAAAGCACCAAGAAGTTCTGCGGCGGGGTCCCGATGCTGATCTCCCCAAAGTAGGAGGACTGCAGGCAAGAGATGCGGCAGCCGCGTTGGCCACAGGGGCACCCACATTGGCCACGGGGGCAGCCACGTTGGCCACAGAGGCAGCCACATTGGCCACGGGGCAGCACAGACCAGGCTCTCGCCTCCCAGCCCCGCACCAGCGTCCCCAGTGCTGGGAAACGCCAGGATCGCTCTTGCACGTAACAAAGTAGACAGGAACGAAATGAACTCTCACCTTGCTTTTTCTCCCAAAAGATGTAAtattaaatatttctcttttttatgcCTTTTCTTACCTATAGAAAAGCATCGCTTTTGAGTGCTGGGTGGGGGGAACTTTTCTAAAGTCTAAACTttaaaaaagaatggaaaaaagcaGATCTTTCACTCCCGGAGGCTCGGGGTGAACAGATCCCTCTGCAGACGGGAGGCAGCGGGAGGGGGAGCCGGGACTCACATCCAGGTGGTTGGTTATCGGCTCATACGCAACTTGGGCCTCACTGGCTGGCTCGTATTTAACGTTCTTCAGGTAGTCCTCCAGCACACCGGCCTCCCTCATTTTGTCCCTTATAGACTTGGCTTTCTTCAGCTTGATTCTGTACggaggaaaaacaaaacgaaacaaaacgaCGAAGAACGTGGCACAGCAAGATTGAGCATTTTCCAGCGAGTTCTCTGGGCTCCTTTGGACCCTCAGCTCGGCTGCTGTTTGCGTCCCCTCGGCCCCACgggatgcaggatgctggagTCACCCCGGTGACACGTGGGCAGCACCCCTGGGGACGCGGGGCAGCCCGTGCGCGTTCCAGCTGCAGCCGGGCCGTTAGCCACCCTCTCCCTGTGCTTTCTGCTGCAACACCCACCTCACCAGCCCCTGCGAGAGCTGCACACACAGCAGGGCCAGGACCAGGCGCTTCATGCTGCAGTTGTCACCCGCGGCTCCCCGAGCGCCTTCTCCGCGACGGCAGCAGCCGGCTGAGCTGCGCGGGCTCCCCGTTTTTATACCCGCTTATCTGCTGACCTCCGTTTTCCATTACCAACCCGCGCAGCCCCGGCTTCAAGGCTTTCTTTGTATTTTGGGCCAGGAGGATGTCGAGGAGTTTGTGGCCTTAGCGAGGCGCTCAGGTGAGAGTAGAGCAGCACACGTCTTGGGTAGCGAGATCAAAGCGTTACCATCCGATAAGTGCCCGGTTCTTATCGCCGTGGGGAGAGGAGTGACCCACAACGTCAGCGCGCTGGGGCGTTATCGGTGTTCGTCAAAACCGCCTCAAACCTTTGCCCAAAACAAAGGCGCTCGCGGCTTTTTTGGCGCGGGATGGCAAACGCGTCAGACTCTTGTCTGCGGTTCTTCCGCCCGGCCGGGACCTTCTGGCGGGAGCAGGGATGGAGACGCGGGCGCTGGGgctttcccagggctggggctgcggctCCGCTCCCCAACCCCAGGGGCTCCTTGTGCTTCCCCAGCGGtggtttctgtgctgctctgtgctccccCAGCTCTCCATCAGCCTCCCCGTCCTTCAGCATCCTCTCCTCCGGGTACTGCTCATTTCCATACGTCACACACCGCGATCCTGCTCCTGCTTCCATCCTATTCTAGACAGAAATcccatcttttattttattttaaaaataatttcctgaagCAACCAATTCCCTCTCCATCCTGCGTTGAAAGGCAGGTGCTGTTCCTCCTGCATGGGGCTGTTGAACCCACCGCCGGGTCCTGCACCAGCCCAGAAAATCAGGAAATTCCTCATTcgctttctttttcctgtggaaaaaagTGAACGGCAAACACAGACCTCCCGAACTGCCCACAAACACCCCGGCGTTTTCAGTTATAACCTAAATATTTTCTACCAAACAGATCAAAATATTTTTGGTTATAACCCAAATATTTTTCTAGCAAATGGACCAAAATATTTTCGGTCACAACTTGAATATTTTCTAGGAAACCGAGCAAGCTGTTTGCAGTCAGGAGCTGAAGGGCCGGGGCAGCCTTGGGGTGCTGGTCAGGGCCCGCGGGCAGCGAGGAGGGTGCACAGCAAAGCCCTGCCCGGCGCTCAGGGAGCAAATGTGGCCTCTCGAGGGATCCGCTTGGCAGAACATCAGGGGACAaagccctggagggaagaggggcCCCAAAActctggttaatattcaaggatcagCTCGTCCAAGCTCAGGAGCGACGCGTCCCAGCGAGGAGGGAGCCAGGCAAAAATAATCAGGGGGGTTCAAACTGCGtcatctttaaggtctcttccagcccaaaccgTTCTGCGATCCTATGAAATGCTTTCTAGAGCTCCCCTGGCCCCgctggtgtccccgctgtcctCACCTGCCccgctgtcactgtcactgtcctcATCCCATGTCGACGGATTTTATTCCCTCGGGAGCAGCGGGGAGTGCGCGTGTCCTTTGGTGGATATGGAGACTATAATAAAGCAATTATCTTGTTTGCTAGCAGGATTGATAGGAAGATCAACTTATTAAGATTGGATAAAAAAAGCAAATTCTGTCTGAAAGCAAAGAGCAGTTATCAAAACGTCGATACAGCGAGTGTTATCTGCAGGTCCCCACGGGGGCTCGGCCTTGTCGGAAGACAAAGGAATCAGGTGCCCTCTACAGCACACACACGGATTCCACTTTTGGCGCTTCCTGACCCCAGGTTTGCTGGGAGCTGTTGGTGTGATGG encodes the following:
- the PGC gene encoding LOW QUALITY PROTEIN: gastricsin (The sequence of the model RefSeq protein was modified relative to this genomic sequence to represent the inferred CDS: deleted 1 base in 1 codon) — translated: MENGGQQISGYKNGEPAQLSRLLRRGEGARGAAGDNCSMKRLVLALLCVQLSQGLVRIKLKKAKSIRDKMREAGVLEDYLKNVKYEPASEAQVAYEPITNHLDSSYFGEISIGTPPQNFLVLFDTGSSSLWVPSTYCQSPPCYNHAKFNPSASSTFTSSNRTYNVSYGSGALTVLLGRDTLRIQNVTVTNQEFGLSKNEPTQPFYYADFDGILGMGHRSLESGGMATVLQGLLQQNQLAQPIFSVYLSREPAYNYGGELILGEVNTQLFRGDILWAAVTQQRYWQVALDEFAVGDVVTGWCRQGCQAIVDTGTFLLTVPREYMGSFVEAVGAQQTRYGYEVECDEIQNMPTITFIISGVQLPLYPSAYVLNNKGYCMLGVEATYLPPQNGQPLWILGDVFLREYYTVFDMADNRVGFAPAV